In Hymenobacter volaticus, the genomic window GGGGACTCAAAGCCTTGGCCGTTGTCTTCCACCGAAATAGACAGCTTGTCGTTTTCGCGCACCACGTGAATAAAGGCTTCCTGCGCTTGGGCGTGCTTGAGGATGTTGTTGAACAACTCTTGCACAATGCGGTACACGGCCACTTCCATGAGCCGCGGCAAGGGCTGGTCGAGGCCGGAGAAGTGCAGGTGCACGGGCAAGCTGCCCCGCGGAATCCGGCGGGCCAACTCTTCTAGCGCGAACTTCAACCCGAAATCTTCCAGGATGCCAGGGGTCAGTTCGAACGAGATAGTGCGTGTCATGCGGATGGCTTCGTTCAGCAAAGCATAGGCCTCGTCGCGGGGTGGGCGGCCGAGGCGGGTTTCGAGGTGCAGCTTGGCGGCATAGAGCAACTGCCCCACCCCGTTGTGCAAGGCTTCGGCAATGCGTTTGCGCTCGGCTTCCTCGGTGCTTAAAATGGCCGATAGCACTTCTTGTTGCTGACTCAGCTTGAGCTGGGTGGTTTCCTCGATGAGGCGGTTGCGCTCGGTCATGTCGCGGACGACGATCAGCACGCCGCTGATGTCGTCTTGTTGCTCGCCACGCAGCGGCACGATGTAGGCGTCGTAGTGGCCGGGGCGAACGATGAACGGGATGCCATTCAACACGACCTGCTCGCCACTGCGCAGCACCTGCCCGAAGAGCTGCTGCCACTCCGGCGTGTTCAGAGTCGGAAAAATGCTGAATATATCCTGGCCGACTACTTGCGCTTCTGGCAAACCAGCATACTTCTCGACTTCGCGGTTCCAGGCCGTAATGCGGCCCCCCCGGTCCAGCGCAATGATGCCATCGACGCTGTTATCGAGCAAGCTCTCCGAGAATTCTTTTTCGGCGCGGAGCTGCTCCTGGGCCGCGCGCTGCACCGTAATATCGCGCCACACGGCATGGACGAGCTGTTCGCCGTTTACGTTGATGTAGGTGGCTACCACTTCCAGCCACTTGTGCTCGCCTTGCAACGTGCTGCGGTACCACTCGAACCGGTGAGAACCTTTGCGGCGCAGTAAGGCTTGGTGGTGCCGGATCAGCTCCTCGGAACGGCCCCCGCCGGGCTGA contains:
- a CDS encoding sensor histidine kinase: MSDFDHNDQHIPKEALLALRERAERRRHLITRAVDESTPDAIQRLVQELQAHQIELEMQYEQLLLAQAEAETARLEYVNLYDFAPIGYLTLDTHGTIQQLNLNAAQLLGDVRQKLMRLRLALFVAEQDRVEFSDFLDALSASDVRQTCELTFIRNNQQLYIQLAGTRVTSPENVVQFHLVLLDVSAQHAATRALAVSEARFRHLFEQSADAVVLIRNLHIMDCNASALRLIGAAEKSELVGKPLSFMVPEFQPGGGRSEELIRHHQALLRRKGSHRFEWYRSTLQGEHKWLEVVATYINVNGEQLVHAVWRDITVQRAAQEQLRAEKEFSESLLDNSVDGIIALDRGGRITAWNREVEKYAGLPEAQVVGQDIFSIFPTLNTPEWQQLFGQVLRSGEQVVLNGIPFIVRPGHYDAYIVPLRGEQQDDISGVLIVVRDMTERNRLIEETTQLKLSQQQEVLSAILSTEEAERKRIAEALHNGVGQLLYAAKLHLETRLGRPPRDEAYALLNEAIRMTRTISFELTPGILEDFGLKFALEELARRIPRGSLPVHLHFSGLDQPLPRLMEVAVYRIVQELFNNILKHAQAQEAFIHVVRENDKLSISVEDNGQGFESPATSLLTTASVCPAFRTAWGCSAALSPSIPALAKAPSSASSYP